One Panicum virgatum strain AP13 chromosome 9K, P.virgatum_v5, whole genome shotgun sequence genomic region harbors:
- the LOC120651891 gene encoding probable glutathione S-transferase GSTU6, whose translation MAGGDGELKLLGMWASPFVLRVKLALSFKGLSYEYVEVDLKNKSGLLLASNPVHKKVPVLIHNGKPVCESRIIVQYLDEVYSAAAAPTFLPVDPYERATARFWAAFIDDKFFASWLKAGRGKTAAEKAEGLKETFAAVETLEGAFREISKGKPFFGGDSVGYLDIALGALLAWMLTAEVRHGFRLFDASRSPLLEKLVERFSKLDEVVAVLPDIDRLVEHTKVREAEVAAAAAAVNN comes from the exons ATGGCCGGAGGCGATGGTGAGCTGAAGCTGCTGGGGATGTGGGCGAGCCCGTTCGTCCTGCGGGTGAAGCTCGCGCTCAGCTTCAAGGGTCTGAGCTACGAGTACGTCGAG GTGGACCTCAAGAACAAgagcggcctcctcctcgcgtcCAACCCGGTGCACAAGAAGGTGCCCGTGCTCATCCACAACGGCAAGCCCGTCTGCGAGTCGCGGATCATCGTGCAGTACCTCGACGAGGTCtacagcgccgccgcagcccccaCCTTCCTCCCCGTCGACCCCTACGAACGTGCCACGGCACGCTTCTGGGCCGCCTTCATCGACGACAAG TTCTTTGCCTCGTGGTTGAAGGCGGGCAGGGGCAagacggcggcggagaaggcggAGGGGCTGAAGGAGACGTTCGCGGCCGTGGAGACCCTGGAAGGGGCGTTCCGGGAGATCTCCAAGGGGAAGCCCTTCTTCGGCGGCGACAGCGTCGGCTACCTGGACATCGCGCTGGGGGCCCTGCTAGCGTGGATGCTCACCGCCGAGGTGCGTCATGGGTTCAGGCTCTTCGATGCCTCCAGGAGCCCGCTGCTGGAGAAGTTGGTGGAGCGCTTCAGCAAGCTGGATGAGGTCGTCGCGGTCTTGCCGGACATCGACAGGCTGGTGGAGCACACCAAGGTGAGGGAGGCCGAggttgcagctgctgctgctgccgtgaaCAACTGA
- the LOC120648064 gene encoding uncharacterized protein LOC120648064 — MAGGDDLKLLGMWASPFVLRVKLALSLKGLSYEYVEEDLGNKSELLLRSNPVHKAVPVLIHGGKPVCESSVILQYIDEAFAGAGPSLLPADPYDRAVARFWAAYIDDKMLAAWNQASRGKTEEERAEGMKQSLATVETLEGALRDDCGKGKPFFGGDSAGYVDVVLGGLLGWVRAHMELQGVNSLDPDRTPLLAAWAERFWSLEAVEPVMPDVSKLVEFGKMLQARQAAAAAAGNKMAGGSEELKLLGAWASPFALRVKLALGFKGLSYEDVEEDLGSKSALLLASNPVHKKVPVLLHNGKPVCESQIIVQYIDEAFPGTGPSLLPADPYERAVARFWAAYVDDKLLASWLQSFRGKTEEEKAEGLKQTLAAVEHMEAAFRECSKGKPFFGGDTVGYLDVTLGTLVAWVHAGEKLYGFRLFDATRSPLLNAWMERFGALDAAKAVLPDADRLVNYAKMRQAEAAAAASSNN, encoded by the exons ATGGCCGGAGGCGACGACCTGAAGCTGCTCGGCATGTGGGCGAGCCCGTTCGTGCTGCGGGTGAAGCTCGCGCTCAGCCTCAAGGGCCTGAGCTACGAGTACGTCGAGGAGGACCTCGGCAACAAGAGCGAGCTCCTGCTCCGCTCCAACCCCGTGCACAAGGCGGTGCCCGTGCTCATCCACGGCGGGAAGCCCGTCTGCGAGTCGTCGGTCATCCTGCAGTACATCGACGAGgccttcgccggcgccggcccgtccctcctccccgccgacCCCTACGACCGCGCCGTCGCTCGCTTCTGGGCTGCCTACATCGACGACAAG ATGCTGGCCGCCTGGAACCAGGCGTCGAGGGGCAAgacggaggaggagagggccgaGGGAATGAAGCAGTCTCTCGCCACGGTGGAGACCCTGGAGGGAGCCCTGAGGGATGATTGCGGCAAGGGCAAGCCCTTCTTCGGCGGCGACAGCGCCGGGTACGTCGACGTCGTGCTCGGCGGCCTGCTCGGATGGGTGCGGGCACACATGGAGCTCCAGGGCGTCAACTCCTTGGACCCCGATCGGACTCCGCTCCTGGCGGCGTGGGCGGAGCGCTTCTGGTCGCTGGAAGCCGTCGAGCCGGTCATGCCCGACGTGAGCAAGCTGGTCGAGTTCGGCAAGATGCTGCAGGCCcgtcaagcggcggcggcggccgccggcaac AAAATGGCCGGAGGAAGTGAGGAGCTGAAGCTGCTCGGCGCCTGGGCGAGCCCGTTCGCTCTGCGCGTGAAGCTCGCGCTTGGGTTCAAGGGCCTGAGCTacgaggacgtcgaggaggATCTCGGCAGCAAGAgcgccctcctcctcgcgtCCAACCCGGTGCACAAGAAGGTGCCCGTGCTCCTCCACAACGGCAAGCCGGTCTGCGAGTCGCAGATAATCGTGCAGTACATCGACGAGGCCTTCCCCGGCACCggcccctctctccttcctgctGACCCGTATGAACGTGCCGTCGCTCGCTTCTGGGCCGCCTACGTCGACGACAAG CTCTTGGCCTCGTGGTTGCAGTCGTTCAGGGGCAagacggaggaggagaaggcggagGGGCTGAAGCAGACGCTCGCGGCGGTGGAGCACATGGAGGCGGCCTTCAGGGAGTGCTCCAAGGGCAAGCCCTTCTTCGGCGGCGACACCGTCGGGTACCTGGACGTCACGCTCGGGACCCTGGTCGCGTGGGTGCACGCCGGCGAGAAGCTAtacgggttcaggctcttcGACGCCACGAGGAGCCCGCTCCTGAACGCGTGGATGGAGCGGTTCGGCGCGCTCGATGCGGCCAAGGCGGTCCTGCCGGACGCCGACAGGTTGGTCAACTACGCCAAGATGAGGCAGGCCGAGGCTGCAGCTGCTGCCTCATCAAACAACTAA
- the LOC120651893 gene encoding probable glutathione S-transferase GSTU6: MAGGDELTLLGFWGSPFVLRVRLALSFMGLSYQYLEEDLKNKSDLLLSSNPVHKKVPVLIHNGKPICETQIILQYLDEVYGGNSCPSLLPADPYDRAMARFWAAYIDDKLLSSFLMTSTGKTDEERAEGRRQSSAAAEVLEGALKECSKGRPFFGGDSVGYVDIVLGGFVPWLRLIDRSTGSKQFDAGKTPLLASWLEHFGSLDAAKAVMPDLERLVALSKMNQA, from the exons ATGGCTGGAGGAGATGAGCTGACGCTGCTTGGCTTCTGGGGGAGCCCGTTCGTTCTGCGAGTGAGACTAGCTCTCAGCTTCATGGGTCTGAGCTACCAGTACCTCGAGGAGGACCTCAAGAACAAGAGCGACCTCCTCCTCAGCTCCAACCCGGTGCACAAGAAGGTCCCCGTGCTCATCCACAACGGCAAGCCCATCTGCGAGACCCAGATCATCCTTCAGTACCTCGACGAGGTTTATGGTGGCAACAGTtgtccctccctcctccctgctgACCCGTACGACCGTGCCATGGCTCGCTTCTGGGCTGCTTACATCGACGACAAG CTGCTGAGCTCGTTTCTGATGACGAGCACTGGGAAGACGGACGAGGAAAGGGCGGAGGGGAGGAGGCAATCGTCTGCCGCTGCGGAGGTCCTCGAGGGGGCACTCAAGGAGTGCTCCAAGGGGAGGCCATTCTTCGGAGGCGATAGCGTCGGCTACGTCGACATCGTGCTCGGAGGCTTCGTCCCATGGCTGCGCCTGATCGACCGCTCTACGGGCTCGAAGCAGTTTGATGCCGGCAAGACCCCGCTCCTGGCATCGTGGCTGGAGCACTTCGGCTCGTTGGACGCCGCCAAAGCTGTCATGCCGGACTTGGAGAGGCTGGTTGCGCTCAGCAAGATGAATCAGGCCTAG